A genome region from Methanobacterium subterraneum includes the following:
- a CDS encoding symporter small accessory protein, translating into MVLGINDPWIWGAYIGCILVTLLCVVYGILNWNKGGEDEVEQIKEEVEWHEKEKEMEEKELGLWDEYDE; encoded by the coding sequence TTGGTCCTGGGAATAAATGACCCCTGGATATGGGGTGCATACATTGGGTGCATTCTGGTAACTCTTTTATGTGTTGTTTACGGTATCCTCAACTGGAATAAAGGCGGCGAAGATGAAGTAGAGCAGATAAAAGAAGAAGTGGAATGGCATGAAAAAGAAAAAGAAATGGAAGAAAAAGAATTGGGTCTTTGGGATGAATACGATGAATAA
- a CDS encoding helix-turn-helix domain-containing protein gives MQKLTCKVRWNTIFSKLAQVNFKNINQIEILEVLKEDLNKKENLGICKIVLEEGRPLNQLKFSKYYEILEVIEKNNSEYTCMVKVSTPPYFSRFLELMELEIIWQSPIIMNRESMTFNCLGSPSSLEKVLNLVKLMGTITQISYSDTGYINPNNKMLSDLTLKEHEVLMMAIESGYYEYPRRINGTELARKFKVSKSTVIEQLRRAENKVMISAFKPV, from the coding sequence ATGCAAAAATTAACCTGCAAAGTGCGGTGGAACACCATCTTCTCCAAATTAGCCCAGGTGAATTTCAAGAATATAAATCAGATTGAGATATTAGAAGTCCTTAAGGAAGACTTGAACAAGAAGGAGAATCTGGGAATCTGCAAAATAGTCCTGGAAGAAGGTCGGCCACTTAACCAGCTTAAGTTCTCTAAATATTATGAAATACTGGAAGTAATTGAGAAAAACAATAGTGAATACACATGCATGGTGAAGGTATCCACACCGCCCTACTTTTCAAGGTTTTTAGAACTGATGGAACTTGAAATTATCTGGCAAAGCCCCATAATCATGAACAGAGAGAGTATGACCTTTAATTGTCTGGGTTCTCCTTCAAGCCTGGAGAAAGTTCTTAACTTGGTTAAATTAATGGGAACTATCACCCAAATTTCCTACAGTGATACTGGATATATCAACCCTAATAACAAAATGTTATCTGATCTAACTTTGAAAGAACACGAAGTGTTAATGATGGCCATTGAAAGCGGGTACTATGAATATCCACGTAGGATAAATGGAACAGAACTGGCCCGTAAGTTTAAAGTGAGTAAATCCACAGTCATTGAGCAATTGAGAAGAGCTGAAAATAAAGTTATGATATCCGCATTTAAACCCGTATAG
- a CDS encoding SulP family inorganic anion transporter gives MRISTILPITKWAKNYDKTWLRSDIIAGITVGAFIIPESIAYVYLANLPPEVGLYSAMVAVLVYVIFGTSRQLSIGPLSTLSILVGSTLGSLMIPGTAQYAMIASLVAVIAGLLAILSWVLRLGFMVKFISKPVLTGFLTGIALFITSGQISKLFGISGGSGTFFQRIYYFLTHIDQTNLPSLAIGVGGIIFLYLATKKFPKLPNTLFLVLGSIVLITVTNITSLGVKVVGHIPQGLPSLIIPDPALIDVNVLITLAATVFLISYMEGYLFAAEFATKNRYKIDKNQELLALGLSNIAVGLFQGLPVGGALSRTAINNDSGAKTQLAGGVSGLVILLVLLFLTGIFTNLPETILAAIVLFIIKGLVDIPHLRNIYNFNKIEFIIAIITLLSVLFFGALEGIVIGVILSVVGLIKKMYNPHIAILGKMPGKDQFLDIKRRPEAEIIPGILIVRVDGSQIFLNTEDIQNKILNLIDHEYKDIKLFVLDFEATSFIDHSGTQMLEELYDELKLRSIKFKAANMYGPLRDSLQKTKLEKEIVDSNVSLTIEDCIELWEAEYLD, from the coding sequence ATGAGGATTTCAACAATACTACCCATAACCAAATGGGCCAAAAACTATGATAAAACATGGTTGAGGTCGGATATTATTGCAGGAATTACGGTTGGGGCTTTTATAATTCCAGAATCCATTGCATATGTATATTTAGCTAATTTACCACCTGAAGTTGGCTTATATTCTGCGATGGTTGCGGTTCTGGTCTATGTAATCTTTGGTACATCCCGTCAGTTATCCATTGGCCCCCTATCTACACTTTCAATATTAGTTGGTTCTACACTGGGTTCTTTAATGATCCCCGGTACTGCCCAGTATGCCATGATTGCATCCCTGGTAGCAGTTATAGCTGGTCTTCTGGCAATACTGTCCTGGGTTTTAAGATTAGGATTCATGGTCAAATTCATATCCAAACCAGTATTAACTGGTTTTTTAACAGGTATAGCATTATTCATTACATCAGGTCAGATTTCAAAGTTATTCGGAATATCTGGAGGTTCTGGAACTTTTTTTCAACGGATATATTACTTTTTAACCCATATAGATCAGACTAACTTACCATCCCTTGCCATTGGAGTGGGAGGAATCATTTTCCTATATTTAGCCACCAAAAAATTTCCAAAACTTCCCAATACCCTTTTTCTGGTCTTAGGATCAATTGTACTCATCACTGTCACCAATATTACCTCCCTTGGGGTGAAAGTAGTGGGGCACATCCCCCAGGGATTACCCTCTCTTATAATTCCGGATCCTGCACTAATTGATGTTAACGTGCTTATTACCCTGGCAGCCACTGTCTTTCTCATAAGTTATATGGAAGGATATTTATTCGCTGCTGAATTTGCAACAAAAAACAGGTATAAAATTGATAAAAACCAGGAATTATTAGCTTTAGGATTGTCAAATATTGCAGTTGGATTGTTCCAGGGATTGCCCGTGGGTGGGGCACTATCTAGGACTGCAATAAACAATGACAGTGGGGCTAAAACCCAGCTCGCAGGAGGTGTATCTGGATTAGTTATTCTCCTGGTCCTTCTATTCTTGACCGGGATTTTTACCAACTTACCGGAGACTATACTGGCCGCAATTGTACTATTTATTATTAAAGGCCTGGTGGACATACCCCATTTGCGTAACATCTATAATTTTAATAAGATAGAGTTCATTATTGCCATCATAACCTTACTATCTGTACTATTCTTTGGTGCACTGGAAGGTATCGTGATTGGAGTGATATTATCCGTGGTGGGGTTGATTAAGAAAATGTACAACCCCCACATTGCGATTCTTGGAAAAATGCCTGGTAAAGACCAATTTTTAGACATTAAACGACGCCCAGAGGCTGAAATAATTCCCGGGATACTTATTGTGCGGGTTGATGGGTCCCAAATATTCCTAAACACAGAAGACATACAAAATAAGATTCTCAACCTGATAGATCATGAATATAAGGATATTAAACTATTTGTTCTAGATTTTGAGGCCACATCATTCATTGACCACTCAGGAACTCAAATGTTAGAGGAACTCTATGATGAACTTAAACTGAGGAGTATTAAATTCAAAGCAGCCAATATGTATGGTCCTCTGCGTGATTCTCTCCAAAAAACGAAACTGGAAAAAGAAATTGTGGATAGCAATGTTTCTTTAACCATAGAAGATTGTATTGAGCTTTGGGAAGCAGAATATCTAGATTAA
- a CDS encoding ABC transporter permease, producing the protein MAWRSAVIGPILVALVNIFLIIRHTRSEERKGRLELLNSSTVGRQSALTSALLTTFGANILMGLIITLSLIGLGLPWEGSLAMGFSMTLFGCLFAAIASLAAQLTENSSDVRYITVAVLIAFFLLRIVGWDNGEVAWLSWLSPLGWVHYLRAFAGEEWWVLGLFIVFIVFMLFWTYKLSSIRDVGNGFLPQRTGPARASSTLSSVIGLAWRIHRKMLFFWIIAFIVMGVILGYNAQTMTNIFNNNPLFMSILSHMGNGAEPLDSYMTLMLLLFGQVFAIYGILAALKLRSEEVKKHSEFLITNAVNRTRWAFSNIFFALIGPAMLLVIFILSYSSIYGIYSGMDQDLSRLLSAVLIYLPAIWVMVGVAVALFGFVPRLTSLTWVVLGFFSIINFLPDFLDISQWIINISPFTHVPNLLLGDSVGWDSVLMMVLASVLISMGLIGFKRRDIT; encoded by the coding sequence GTGGCATGGCGTAGTGCAGTAATTGGCCCCATTCTGGTGGCTCTGGTGAATATTTTCCTTATAATACGTCACACCCGCAGTGAAGAAAGAAAAGGCCGTCTTGAACTTCTAAACTCAAGTACAGTTGGTAGGCAGTCTGCATTGACTTCGGCTTTACTAACTACCTTTGGTGCCAACATCCTCATGGGACTCATCATTACCCTTTCTTTAATTGGGTTGGGGCTTCCCTGGGAGGGATCCCTGGCAATGGGCTTTTCCATGACACTTTTTGGATGTCTTTTTGCAGCCATTGCCAGTTTAGCTGCACAGTTAACTGAAAATTCCAGTGATGTCCGTTACATCACTGTTGCGGTTTTAATAGCATTTTTCTTGTTACGTATTGTTGGATGGGATAATGGAGAAGTGGCTTGGCTATCCTGGCTTTCTCCCCTAGGATGGGTTCATTATCTACGGGCCTTTGCCGGTGAAGAATGGTGGGTTTTGGGATTGTTCATTGTTTTCATTGTTTTCATGCTATTTTGGACCTACAAACTCTCTTCCATCCGGGATGTGGGAAACGGATTTTTACCCCAGAGAACTGGTCCTGCCAGGGCTTCTTCAACTCTAAGTAGTGTTATTGGCCTGGCCTGGAGAATACACCGGAAAATGCTTTTCTTTTGGATAATAGCCTTTATAGTGATGGGAGTAATTTTAGGTTACAATGCTCAGACTATGACCAATATATTTAACAACAATCCCCTTTTCATGTCCATTCTTTCCCATATGGGCAATGGGGCCGAGCCTCTGGATAGCTATATGACTTTAATGCTCCTATTATTTGGCCAAGTATTCGCTATTTATGGTATTTTAGCAGCATTAAAGCTGCGATCAGAGGAAGTCAAAAAACATTCAGAATTCTTGATAACCAATGCAGTTAACCGAACCCGTTGGGCTTTTAGTAACATTTTTTTTGCTTTAATCGGCCCTGCAATGTTGCTGGTGATCTTTATTTTAAGTTACAGTTCTATTTATGGTATTTATTCTGGAATGGATCAGGATTTGTCCCGGCTTTTAAGTGCAGTTCTAATTTATTTGCCTGCAATCTGGGTGATGGTGGGGGTAGCAGTGGCTTTATTTGGTTTTGTACCACGTTTAACCTCTTTAACTTGGGTGGTACTGGGATTCTTCTCAATAATTAACTTTCTGCCGGATTTTCTGGATATCAGTCAATGGATAATTAATATATCTCCATTCACTCACGTCCCGAATCTACTTTTAGGGGACAGTGTAGGGTGGGATTCAGTTTTAATGATGGTGTTGGCATCGGTATTAATTTCAATGGGTTTAATTGGATTTAAACGTCGTGATATAACTTAA
- a CDS encoding sensor histidine kinase produces MDQNYQYIFFNQVHSQTMKNIWGVDIEIGKSMLDYISYPEDREKAKMNFDRVLSGENFIVIEEYGEESLSRNYWENIYNPIQSDTGIIGINVFCIDITERQKAEDALKLSQIRLENAMDLAKLANWEFDPSNKILTFNDRFYSMIGTTAEKEGGYQISSDTYIQRYVHPDDVQPMSEIIESSLTENRLIFSQEIHHRVVLNNGEIRHMAFHIRVIPATEEESIHVHGTVQDITERKKVEEKLKKSLKEKEVLIKEIHHRVKNNLMIISSLLNLQSQYIKDEEALDIFRESQNRARSMALIHERLYQSKDLKRIDFGDYIQTLSKDLYHSCVTDPQRVELKMHVENLMVDINTTVPLGLIVNELVTNSMKHGFIKDAEGEINIDFHKDGDEFVLVVEDTGVGFPDDIDFRNTPTLGLQLVNNLTTQIDGKIELNRDKGTKFIITFEEQYR; encoded by the coding sequence CTGGACCAAAATTATCAATACATCTTCTTTAACCAGGTTCACAGCCAAACCATGAAAAATATTTGGGGTGTTGATATTGAGATTGGTAAAAGCATGCTGGACTACATCTCCTATCCTGAAGACCGTGAAAAAGCGAAAATGAACTTTGATCGGGTTCTTTCTGGTGAAAATTTCATTGTCATTGAAGAGTATGGGGAAGAGAGTCTCAGCCGTAATTACTGGGAAAACATTTACAACCCTATCCAGTCAGATACTGGAATAATAGGCATTAATGTATTTTGTATTGACATAACTGAAAGGCAAAAAGCTGAAGACGCCCTTAAATTAAGTCAGATTCGTTTGGAAAATGCCATGGATCTGGCAAAGTTAGCTAACTGGGAATTCGATCCCTCCAATAAAATTCTTACCTTCAATGATCGGTTCTATTCCATGATTGGTACCACCGCTGAAAAGGAAGGTGGTTACCAGATATCATCGGATACCTATATTCAGAGATATGTGCATCCCGACGATGTTCAACCAATGTCAGAAATAATAGAATCATCCTTAACAGAGAATAGATTGATCTTTAGCCAGGAGATCCATCACCGGGTGGTCCTCAATAATGGTGAAATTAGGCACATGGCATTCCACATAAGAGTAATTCCTGCAACTGAAGAAGAGAGTATTCATGTTCACGGAACAGTTCAAGATATCACAGAACGTAAAAAGGTTGAAGAAAAACTCAAAAAATCTTTAAAGGAAAAAGAAGTTCTTATAAAAGAGATACACCACCGGGTTAAGAATAATCTTATGATTATATCCAGTCTCCTGAACCTTCAATCCCAATACATAAAGGATGAAGAAGCCCTGGATATTTTCAGGGAAAGTCAAAACAGGGCCCGTTCAATGGCTCTCATCCACGAACGTTTGTACCAATCCAAGGATCTTAAGCGGATAGACTTTGGAGATTATATTCAGACCCTATCTAAGGATCTGTACCACAGCTGCGTCACTGACCCCCAACGGGTTGAACTGAAGATGCACGTGGAAAATTTAATGGTGGATATTAACACCACCGTACCCCTGGGACTTATTGTAAATGAACTGGTAACTAATTCCATGAAACACGGATTTATTAAAGATGCAGAGGGTGAAATCAATATAGACTTCCATAAAGATGGGGATGAATTCGTACTGGTAGTTGAGGATACTGGAGTTGGATTTCCAGATGATATTGACTTTAGAAACACGCCAACACTGGGTTTGCAGTTAGTGAATAATTTAACCACCCAAATAGACGGGAAAATTGAATTAAATAGAGATAAGGGAACTAAATTTATAATAACCTTTGAGGAGCAATACAGATAA
- a CDS encoding alpha/beta fold hydrolase gives MVIGRWAMAPGVFFHGVNASQNFMKLGTLLLDEFTVYIVDRRGHGMSGPCGSKTPQFLKDSLTALNETIPYSNLVELKGLNHDSAQDYGKPKPIAQELRRFF, from the coding sequence TTGGTTATCGGAAGATGGGCCATGGCCCCCGGCGTGTTCTTTCATGGTGTGAATGCTTCTCAAAACTTTATGAAACTAGGTACCCTCCTGCTGGATGAATTTACAGTATACATTGTGGATCGCCGTGGCCATGGTATGAGCGGACCCTGCGGTAGTAAAACACCTCAATTCTTGAAAGATAGCCTCACTGCCTTAAACGAAACAATACCTTATTCTAATCTGGTTGAACTTAAGGGCCTTAACCATGACTCTGCACAAGACTATGGCAAACCAAAACCCATAGCGCAGGAATTAAGGCGTTTCTTCTGA
- a CDS encoding winged helix-turn-helix domain-containing protein, whose amino-acid sequence MKNSKIYDTPAKLEAIHRDIKRLMERSNQEYLDLMMANLRKDFIDSLTVYMSDDIGMGLEKGMVDPCPMRDTCKSIFTDFLEDNSKNIREGKVSEEEIAEKKGELGQIRKQVSFDNCDICFSEVNSLFEKQLNLIDSLQIYNSNDEKKTKISAINEENIVKNALEPLSNKQRLQILKSMVSETRTFSSLSELTGLRGGNLLFHIQKLLKSELILQRHERGDYMITKKGFNLMLLLVNFQKCLED is encoded by the coding sequence ATGAAAAATTCTAAAATCTACGACACACCGGCTAAATTAGAAGCAATACACCGGGATATTAAACGATTAATGGAAAGGTCCAATCAGGAATATTTAGATCTGATGATGGCTAATTTAAGGAAGGATTTTATAGATTCTCTAACTGTTTACATGTCAGATGATATTGGAATGGGTTTGGAAAAGGGAATGGTTGACCCATGCCCCATGAGAGACACCTGTAAATCAATATTCACAGATTTTTTGGAGGATAATTCAAAAAATATCAGGGAAGGGAAGGTTTCAGAAGAGGAAATTGCGGAGAAAAAAGGGGAATTAGGTCAAATAAGGAAACAAGTATCCTTTGATAATTGTGATATTTGTTTCAGTGAAGTTAACTCTCTTTTTGAAAAACAACTAAACCTTATAGACTCCTTACAGATATACAATTCCAATGATGAAAAAAAGACTAAAATATCTGCCATTAATGAGGAAAACATTGTTAAAAATGCATTAGAACCGTTGTCCAATAAACAAAGGCTGCAAATACTAAAATCAATGGTATCAGAAACCCGCACTTTCTCTTCACTTTCTGAACTCACGGGACTCCGCGGTGGTAACTTATTATTCCACATCCAGAAACTCTTGAAAAGTGAACTTATCCTACAGAGACATGAGCGAGGGGACTACATGATCACCAAGAAAGGATTCAATTTAATGTTGTTACTGGTTAATTTTCAAAAATGCTTGGAAGATTGA
- a CDS encoding MTH865 family protein produces the protein MGVKEEIHTQIVGALAGAKFPLETPEALLSAFPDGAETTCKSGDFELKAGDAGKVLTASDFPFKSAQNVADVIVERAGL, from the coding sequence ATGGGAGTTAAAGAAGAAATACACACACAGATTGTTGGAGCACTAGCAGGGGCTAAATTCCCCCTGGAAACACCTGAAGCACTCTTAAGTGCATTCCCTGACGGGGCAGAAACAACCTGCAAATCAGGAGATTTTGAACTGAAAGCAGGAGATGCAGGTAAAGTGCTTACTGCTAGTGATTTTCCATTCAAATCAGCGCAAAATGTTGCAGATGTGATAGTGGAAAGAGCAGGGTTATGA
- a CDS encoding ABC transporter ATP-binding protein: MTVIEIEKLTKYYGKFLALNEVDLEVKPGEVYGFIGPNGAGKTTTLRILLGLIRKDSGEIRLFDGDPWHDAVRLHRRMAYVPGDVNLWPSLTGGEVIDMLGKLRGDFDPERRDELLEHFRLDPKKKCGAYSTGNRQKVALISALVSDVELYILDEPTIGLDPLMEVVFRENVNELKKAGKTVLLSSHILSEVEALCDRLSIIRDGQIIETGTFEDLRYITRTSITVDAYKSITGLENLEGIHNLTVNDKHARFSVDGEKIDSVLKYLTQFGVKSLLSTPPTLEELFIRYYSEEYTGKKIVRE, from the coding sequence ATGACGGTAATTGAAATAGAAAAGTTAACCAAATACTATGGTAAGTTTTTAGCCCTGAATGAAGTGGATCTAGAAGTTAAACCCGGAGAAGTTTATGGGTTCATTGGTCCCAACGGCGCTGGAAAGACAACCACACTCCGTATATTGCTGGGATTGATACGTAAGGATTCCGGGGAAATTCGCCTTTTTGACGGGGACCCTTGGCACGATGCAGTTAGACTTCACCGCAGGATGGCCTATGTACCGGGGGATGTGAATTTATGGCCAAGTCTAACTGGTGGTGAAGTTATTGATATGTTAGGTAAGTTAAGGGGTGATTTTGACCCCGAACGTCGGGATGAACTATTGGAACATTTTAGGTTAGATCCTAAGAAGAAATGTGGTGCATATTCCACGGGTAACCGTCAAAAAGTAGCTCTTATATCTGCTTTAGTTTCTGATGTAGAATTGTATATCTTGGATGAGCCAACCATTGGTCTGGACCCCCTAATGGAAGTGGTCTTTCGAGAAAATGTTAATGAACTTAAAAAAGCTGGTAAAACAGTTTTACTATCTAGCCATATTCTCTCTGAAGTGGAGGCCCTTTGTGATCGCCTCAGCATCATCAGGGATGGTCAGATCATTGAAACCGGAACCTTTGAAGATTTAAGATATATCACCAGGACATCCATCACCGTGGATGCCTATAAATCTATCACCGGACTTGAAAATCTGGAAGGAATTCATAATCTTACTGTGAATGATAAACATGCCCGCTTCAGTGTTGATGGGGAAAAAATTGATTCTGTTTTAAAATATCTCACACAATTCGGTGTTAAATCTCTTCTAAGCACCCCACCTACGTTGGAAGAACTTTTCATACGTTACTACAGTGAAGAATATACTGGGAAAAAAATAGTCAGGGAGTGA